Proteins from a genomic interval of Xanthomonas sp. AM6:
- a CDS encoding S-(hydroxymethyl)glutathione dehydrogenase/class III alcohol dehydrogenase, giving the protein MKTRAAVAWAANQPLAIEEVDLQPPKAGEVLVRMVASGVCQSDASTLSGADPDAAFPVILGQEGAGVVEEVGIGVGSVRPGDHVIPLYMPECGVCKFCRSGRTNLCQAIRASQDRGLMPDGSSRFSHRGRPILHYMGTSTFAEYTVLPEIAVAKIHPSAPLDKVCLLGCTVTTGIGAVLNTARVRPGDSVAVFGLGGIGLSVVQGAVMARAGRIIVVDINRDKFELARALGATDCLDPKDFGAPVQQVIVDLTDGGADHSFECVGDVRAMRAALECCHKGWGESIILGVAPSAQEISTRPLQLVTGRAWRGSAFGGVKGRSELPAYAERYLAGEIRIDELISETLPLQDINRAFDAIREGRGIKSVVLY; this is encoded by the coding sequence ATGAAGACGCGAGCCGCGGTCGCCTGGGCGGCGAACCAGCCGCTGGCCATCGAGGAAGTGGATCTGCAGCCGCCCAAGGCCGGCGAAGTGCTGGTGCGCATGGTCGCCAGCGGCGTCTGCCAGAGCGACGCCAGCACCCTGTCCGGCGCCGATCCCGATGCCGCGTTCCCGGTGATCCTGGGCCAGGAAGGCGCCGGCGTGGTCGAGGAGGTCGGCATCGGCGTGGGCAGCGTGCGCCCCGGCGACCACGTGATCCCGCTGTACATGCCCGAATGCGGCGTGTGCAAGTTCTGCCGTTCCGGGCGCACCAACCTGTGCCAGGCGATCCGCGCCAGCCAGGACCGCGGGCTGATGCCCGACGGCAGCAGCCGCTTCTCGCACCGCGGGCGGCCGATCCTGCACTACATGGGCACCAGCACCTTCGCCGAGTACACCGTGCTGCCGGAGATCGCGGTGGCCAAGATCCATCCGTCGGCGCCGCTGGACAAGGTGTGCCTGCTCGGCTGCACGGTCACCACCGGCATCGGCGCGGTGCTCAACACCGCGCGGGTGCGGCCCGGCGACAGCGTGGCGGTGTTCGGGCTGGGCGGCATCGGCCTGTCGGTGGTGCAGGGCGCGGTGATGGCGCGCGCCGGGCGCATCATCGTGGTCGACATCAACCGCGACAAGTTCGAACTGGCGCGCGCGCTGGGCGCCACCGATTGCCTGGACCCGAAGGATTTCGGCGCGCCGGTGCAGCAGGTGATCGTCGATCTCACCGACGGCGGCGCCGACCACAGCTTCGAATGCGTCGGCGACGTGCGCGCGATGCGCGCGGCGCTGGAGTGCTGCCACAAGGGCTGGGGCGAGAGCATCATCCTGGGCGTGGCGCCGAGCGCGCAGGAGATCAGCACGCGGCCGCTGCAGCTGGTCACCGGCCGCGCCTGGCGCGGCAGTGCGTTCGGCGGGGTCAAGGGCCGCAGCGAACTGCCGGCCTACGCCGAGCGCTACCTGGCCGGCGAGATCCGCATCGACGAACTGATCAGCGAGACGCTGCCGCTGCAGGACATCAACCGCGCCTTCGATGCGATCCGCGAGGGCCGCGGCATCAAGTCGGTTGTACTCTACTGA